The following coding sequences are from one Lycium ferocissimum isolate CSIRO_LF1 chromosome 3, AGI_CSIRO_Lferr_CH_V1, whole genome shotgun sequence window:
- the LOC132048948 gene encoding uncharacterized mitochondrial protein AtMg00860-like — translation MVDLKKIKVFRDWARPTTVTEIRSFVGLASYCRRFVKGFASIASSLTRLTQKEEGRVIAYAWCQLKIHKKNYPTLDLELLASIYYKFLVNLFIILIWIKSDKIIVQVDDLNIIGALEEFPEAVDYLLKEVEMRKLYWS, via the exons ATGGTTGATCTAAAAAAGATTAAGGTTTTTAgagattgggcgaggcccactactgtgacTGAGATACGTAGCTTTGTGGGGTTAGCCAGCTATTGCCGTCGATTTGTGAAGGGCTTCGCTTCTATTGCTTCTTCTTTAACtagattgactcagaaagag gagggtagagtcattgcctatgcttggTGTCAGTTGAAGATCCACAAGAAGAACTACCCTACCCTTGATCTAGAGTTATTAGCG TCCATATATTACAAGTTCTTGGTGAACTTGTTCATAATCCTTATATGGATTAAATCAGATAAG ATTATtgtgcaagttgatgacttgaatattattggagctcTTGAAGAGTTTCCAGAAGCAGTAGATTATCTgctaaaagaagttgaaatgagaaaattaTATTGGTCCTGA